The following are encoded together in the Janthinobacterium sp. Marseille genome:
- a CDS encoding efflux RND transporter periplasmic adaptor subunit gives MKSKFALKTIVLVLAGAGLMFGGYWVGTQRSMDNAATSGAATEKVDPKTGRKVLYWHDPMVPGNKFDKPGKSPFMDMQLVPVYADEGSEDGGVKVSPTLQQNLGIRFATVRREEVRDAFEMVGTTQFDESASEVVQSRVTGYIDKLYARSPQQRIKRGEAIASIFVPDWIAPQEEYLALKRGGNTELASAARQRMRAMSIPDGLINQADRTGQSQKHFTLTSPVTGVITELSVRDGAMVTPGMTIAKIAGLNKVWLLAEVPEALNNSVRSGMTVEATFSGDANRKYSGKVREILPGISTATRTLQARLELDNRDGSLTPGMLMRVRLDTEKSVSRLLVPSEAVIASGKQSIVLVVGENNSMQPVVVTTGRDSGNDTEILSGLSEGQKVVASGQFLIDSEASLKSVLPKFSGNSQTMRPATSPVHRGVGTVEKVTPKALTLSHKPIAELEWDAMTMDFYKSRPELFSEIKAGQEVEFSFRENDDGYLLESVKPVGGKQ, from the coding sequence ATGAAATCGAAGTTCGCATTGAAAACGATTGTGTTGGTATTAGCAGGTGCTGGCCTCATGTTTGGCGGGTATTGGGTCGGCACGCAAAGAAGTATGGATAACGCTGCTACATCTGGCGCGGCAACCGAGAAAGTTGACCCGAAGACGGGCCGCAAAGTCTTGTATTGGCACGACCCTATGGTCCCGGGAAACAAGTTCGACAAGCCAGGCAAAAGTCCTTTCATGGATATGCAGTTGGTACCGGTTTATGCGGATGAAGGTTCAGAAGATGGCGGCGTAAAAGTCAGCCCCACACTTCAGCAGAATCTGGGTATTCGATTTGCAACCGTAAGACGCGAAGAAGTACGCGATGCATTTGAAATGGTCGGCACCACGCAGTTCGATGAGAGTGCATCGGAAGTCGTGCAAAGCCGCGTGACGGGATATATAGACAAACTGTATGCTCGTTCGCCTCAGCAGCGCATCAAGCGTGGCGAAGCAATTGCTTCGATTTTCGTTCCTGACTGGATTGCACCGCAAGAGGAATATCTGGCTCTCAAGCGTGGTGGCAATACGGAACTGGCATCGGCTGCCCGACAAAGAATGCGCGCGATGTCTATTCCGGACGGATTGATCAATCAGGCAGACCGCACCGGGCAGTCTCAAAAACACTTTACGCTGACATCACCGGTTACTGGCGTCATCACTGAGCTGTCTGTGCGTGATGGCGCGATGGTAACGCCCGGCATGACCATCGCAAAAATCGCTGGCTTAAACAAAGTCTGGCTACTAGCGGAAGTACCCGAAGCACTGAACAATTCAGTCCGTTCCGGCATGACGGTGGAAGCCACGTTCTCCGGTGACGCGAATAGAAAATACAGCGGCAAGGTTAGAGAAATCCTGCCGGGTATCAGTACTGCGACACGGACCTTGCAGGCTCGACTGGAGCTGGATAATCGTGATGGCAGTCTCACGCCGGGCATGCTGATGCGTGTTCGTCTGGATACCGAGAAGTCCGTTTCACGTCTTCTGGTTCCTAGTGAAGCCGTGATTGCAAGCGGCAAGCAATCCATCGTTCTGGTGGTTGGCGAAAACAACAGCATGCAACCTGTGGTTGTGACGACGGGCCGTGATAGCGGAAACGATACCGAGATTTTGAGTGGCTTGAGCGAAGGGCAGAAGGTAGTCGCCTCGGGGCAATTCCTTATCGATTCGGAAGCTAGCTTGAAGTCGGTATTACCCAAGTTTTCCGGCAATAGCCAGACAATGCGGCCGGCAACGTCTCCTGTTCATCGGGGCGTCGGCACGGTAGAAAAAGTAACGCCAAAAGCACTGACTCTTTCGCACAAGCCGATTGCTGAACTTGAATGGGATGCGATGACGATGGACTTTTACAAGTCGCGTCCCGAGTTATTCAGCGAGATAAAAGCAGGGCAGGAAGTTGAGTTTTCATTCAGGGAAAATGACGACGGCTACCTGCTCGAAAGTGTCAAACCAGTCGGAGGCAAGCAATGA
- a CDS encoding efflux RND transporter permease subunit — protein MIARIIRWSIANRFWVLLAALVIAGWGLWSLNKTPLDALPDLSDTQVIIRAQYPGKAPQIVEDQVTYPLTTALLAVPGAKTVRGYSFFGDSFVYVLFDDATDQYWARSRVLEYISQVQSRLPQGVRAELGPDGTGVGWVFEYALVDRSGQNDLSQLRTLNDWFLKFELKTVPDVAEVASIGGMVKQYQVILDPDKLRAFGISHAKVLDALAKANQESGGSVVEMAETEYMVRSHGYLRSLEDFRNVLLNANDAGTPVLLKDVATVRIGPEMRRGIAELNGEGEVAGGVVVMRSGKNALETIKAVKAKLATLQSSLPKGVEIVTTYDRSKLITAAVTNLRDKLIEEFVVVALVCAIFLFHLRSALVAIISLPLGVLAAFIVMRYQGVNANLMSLGGIAIAVGAMVDAAIVMIENAHKHLEAYSHAHPNQEISAKERWDLIAESAIEVGPALFFSLLIVTLSFIPVFALEAQEGKLFAPLAYTKTYTLAAAAGLAITLIPVLMGYMIRGRIPSEASNPINRVLIRIYRPWLNASLAHPKWTIAIAFIALVLTVIPLFKLGGEFLPPLDEGDLLYMPSALPGLSASKASELLQQTDRLIKTVPEVATVFGKAGRAESATDPAPLEMFETTIQFKPKDQWRAGMTSAKLIEELDRIVKVPGLSNVWVPPIRNRIDMLSTGIKTPVGVKVSGADLGQIDKIATQIEAVVKKVPGVTSALAERVSGGRYIDVDIDRAKAARYGLAVTDVQSVISSAIGGENIGEVVDGRQRFPINVRYPQEYRNSVQTLREFPIVTERGAQVRLGDITNIKVSDGPPMIRSENARLSGWVYVDVRGTDLHTAVKAMQAAVAKEVQLPPGYSIGWSGQFEYLERALAKLQTVIPLTLAVILILLYLAFRSVSEALLLMLTVPFALIGGFWFVWLLGHAVSVATAVGFIALAGLAAEFGVVMLVYLRNSLNQRLQSGLPLTKELIAEAIREGAVLRVRPKAMTVAVILAGLIPIMFGSGAGSEVMQRIAAPMVGGMITAPLLSLFVIPAAWRLLQERKLRLAVQNKSI, from the coding sequence ATGATTGCGCGAATTATTCGCTGGTCCATTGCCAACCGATTCTGGGTGCTGCTTGCTGCGCTCGTCATTGCAGGATGGGGTCTATGGTCGTTAAACAAAACACCTTTGGACGCATTGCCGGACCTGTCGGACACGCAAGTCATCATTCGCGCCCAGTATCCCGGCAAGGCACCGCAGATAGTGGAAGACCAGGTTACTTACCCACTGACTACGGCATTGTTGGCTGTTCCCGGCGCCAAGACTGTCCGTGGTTATTCCTTCTTTGGCGACTCGTTTGTGTATGTTCTTTTTGACGATGCGACGGACCAATACTGGGCTCGCTCCAGAGTCCTGGAATACATCAGTCAGGTGCAAAGCCGCTTGCCTCAGGGTGTGCGAGCCGAACTTGGGCCGGATGGGACGGGAGTCGGCTGGGTATTTGAATATGCACTGGTCGACCGTAGCGGGCAAAACGACCTCAGTCAGTTGCGGACATTGAACGACTGGTTTTTGAAGTTCGAGCTGAAAACCGTGCCGGATGTAGCCGAGGTCGCCAGCATAGGCGGCATGGTGAAGCAGTATCAAGTCATTCTCGACCCAGACAAGCTGCGCGCTTTCGGTATCTCTCATGCAAAGGTGCTTGATGCATTGGCGAAGGCAAATCAGGAGTCCGGCGGTTCGGTCGTCGAAATGGCCGAGACCGAATATATGGTGCGTTCGCACGGATATCTGCGTTCATTGGAAGATTTCCGCAATGTTCTGCTTAACGCAAACGATGCGGGTACGCCAGTATTGCTCAAGGATGTAGCGACAGTTCGCATAGGTCCGGAAATGCGTCGCGGGATAGCGGAGTTGAATGGTGAAGGTGAAGTTGCTGGTGGCGTCGTTGTCATGCGCTCCGGTAAGAACGCACTGGAAACCATCAAAGCGGTCAAGGCAAAACTAGCTACCTTGCAAAGTTCGTTGCCGAAAGGTGTGGAAATTGTCACGACCTACGACCGCTCCAAACTGATTACGGCAGCAGTCACGAACCTAAGGGACAAGCTGATTGAAGAGTTTGTAGTGGTCGCACTGGTCTGCGCCATCTTCCTGTTCCATCTGCGCAGTGCCTTGGTTGCCATCATTTCGCTACCCTTGGGCGTGCTCGCTGCCTTCATTGTGATGCGCTACCAGGGCGTCAATGCCAATCTGATGTCCCTGGGGGGTATCGCCATTGCAGTCGGTGCCATGGTCGATGCAGCAATTGTCATGATTGAGAATGCGCACAAGCATCTGGAGGCGTATTCGCACGCGCATCCGAATCAGGAAATCAGTGCGAAAGAGCGCTGGGACTTGATTGCAGAATCGGCTATCGAGGTAGGGCCTGCACTGTTCTTTTCACTACTTATTGTTACGCTATCTTTCATTCCGGTATTCGCATTGGAAGCGCAGGAGGGCAAGCTGTTCGCGCCACTGGCGTATACAAAAACCTACACCTTGGCTGCGGCAGCCGGACTGGCGATTACTTTGATACCGGTACTGATGGGGTACATGATACGTGGGCGTATTCCAAGCGAGGCATCGAATCCGATTAATCGCGTACTGATACGAATATATCGACCTTGGTTGAATGCCAGTCTGGCGCATCCGAAATGGACGATTGCGATTGCATTTATCGCTCTTGTCCTGACAGTGATTCCACTATTCAAACTGGGTGGCGAATTCCTGCCACCTCTGGACGAAGGTGATTTGCTGTACATGCCTTCTGCATTGCCTGGACTGTCAGCATCCAAAGCCAGCGAATTGCTGCAACAGACAGACCGTTTAATCAAGACGGTACCTGAAGTCGCCACGGTATTTGGCAAAGCCGGCCGCGCAGAATCGGCAACCGACCCTGCGCCTTTGGAGATGTTTGAAACGACCATACAGTTCAAACCGAAAGACCAATGGCGTGCCGGCATGACCTCTGCAAAGCTCATTGAAGAACTGGACCGGATAGTCAAGGTTCCGGGACTATCGAATGTTTGGGTGCCGCCTATCCGTAATCGTATCGACATGCTTTCGACAGGTATCAAGACGCCTGTCGGTGTGAAGGTATCCGGTGCCGACCTCGGACAAATCGACAAGATCGCTACGCAAATCGAAGCCGTCGTCAAAAAGGTACCCGGGGTGACTTCTGCGCTGGCGGAACGCGTAAGCGGCGGACGTTATATCGATGTTGATATCGACCGAGCAAAAGCTGCAAGATATGGCCTTGCGGTGACGGATGTGCAGTCGGTCATTTCATCTGCGATTGGCGGAGAAAACATTGGAGAGGTTGTGGATGGACGCCAGCGTTTTCCTATCAATGTCCGCTATCCGCAGGAATATCGAAATTCGGTACAGACACTGCGCGAATTCCCTATCGTGACAGAGAGAGGTGCGCAGGTAAGGCTAGGCGATATTACGAACATCAAGGTAAGCGATGGGCCGCCGATGATACGCAGCGAGAACGCACGGCTTTCTGGTTGGGTCTATGTCGATGTACGCGGAACTGACTTGCACACAGCCGTGAAAGCAATGCAGGCAGCGGTGGCAAAAGAAGTGCAACTCCCACCTGGATATTCGATAGGCTGGTCGGGGCAGTTTGAATACCTGGAACGGGCGCTCGCCAAGTTGCAAACGGTGATTCCGTTAACGCTGGCCGTCATCCTTATCCTCCTGTATCTGGCGTTTCGCTCAGTATCTGAGGCATTGCTACTCATGTTGACAGTACCTTTTGCACTCATCGGCGGCTTCTGGTTTGTATGGTTGTTGGGGCATGCTGTTTCGGTTGCCACTGCGGTCGGTTTTATTGCACTGGCAGGATTGGCGGCTGAGTTCGGTGTTGTGATGCTGGTGTATCTACGTAATTCATTGAATCAGCGATTGCAGTCCGGCTTGCCATTGACCAAGGAGCTCATTGCGGAAGCGATACGAGAAGGAGCGGTACTGCGTGTGCGTCCCAAAGCCATGACAGTGGCAGTTATCCTGGCTGGCCTTATCCCGATTATGTTCGGCAGTGGCGCCGGCTCTGAAGTAATGCAGCGGATTGCGGCACCGATGGTGGGCGGCATGATTACCGCACCATTGTTATCGCTTTTTGTGATTCCAGCAGCATGGCGTTTGCTTCAAGAACGCAAATTACGTTTGGCAGTACAAAACAAATCAATTTAA
- a CDS encoding copper-binding protein, with product MKKSFLNLVAVCGLSILAVNVYAEQGSKGMDMAGMKMDSMQVKPASATALSDGEVKAVDKENKSITLKHGRIKSATVEMGAMTMQFAVKDKTLLSNVKAGDKVKFTVENIDGIATVTTLSVSKQ from the coding sequence ATGAAGAAATCGTTTTTGAATCTGGTGGCAGTCTGTGGATTATCCATTCTGGCAGTGAACGTCTACGCTGAACAAGGCAGCAAAGGAATGGACATGGCAGGGATGAAGATGGATAGCATGCAGGTGAAACCAGCGAGTGCAACAGCCTTATCTGACGGTGAAGTCAAAGCTGTCGACAAAGAAAACAAAAGCATTACTTTGAAACATGGACGCATCAAAAGTGCGACGGTAGAGATGGGAGCAATGACCATGCAATTTGCAGTGAAAGACAAAACGCTGCTTTCAAATGTAAAAGCGGGTGATAAGGTGAAATTTACGGTCGAGAACATAGATGGCATCGCGACAGTAACGACTTTATCTGTCTCAAAACAATAA
- a CDS encoding DUF4145 domain-containing protein has translation MFLTKYQWLHLNDFHTPSSTPQLPCPYCLEESLTLDVESLSVDESPAHRCHIAANRSIAETKRNREALGGDGWKLVLAVTELVTKEEATPGIFHSTLYCQDCGGVVLGIGSAIYRSNKNFSTVAVKHEYFCPSVPLFEIASSVPESIRQELLQAFNYFHSDISTAGFKLRRAIERVCEELGYKGKNLHQCIDLMADKHNEEAIWLKALKLVGNEATHANGVNASDLLDAFAVFPGVLQIFERQKFSKDASEKVNALHNKFSKQLK, from the coding sequence ATGTTTCTTACTAAATATCAATGGCTTCACCTCAATGATTTTCACACGCCTAGCTCAACTCCACAATTACCCTGCCCTTATTGTTTAGAGGAGTCATTGACTTTAGATGTTGAATCATTATCTGTAGATGAGAGCCCTGCTCATAGGTGTCACATTGCTGCAAACAGGTCGATCGCCGAAACAAAAAGGAATCGGGAAGCACTCGGTGGGGATGGTTGGAAGCTCGTCTTAGCTGTTACAGAATTAGTCACTAAAGAGGAAGCGACTCCAGGAATTTTTCACTCGACTCTTTATTGTCAGGATTGTGGGGGCGTTGTTCTTGGAATCGGTTCAGCGATATATCGGAGCAATAAGAACTTCTCCACTGTTGCTGTTAAACATGAATACTTTTGTCCTTCAGTCCCGCTCTTCGAAATAGCTTCTAGTGTTCCTGAAAGTATCAGACAAGAGCTACTACAAGCATTTAATTACTTTCACAGTGACATATCGACCGCAGGCTTCAAATTACGACGCGCAATAGAGCGAGTTTGCGAAGAACTGGGATACAAGGGGAAAAATCTTCATCAATGCATCGACCTCATGGCTGATAAACATAACGAAGAAGCCATCTGGCTAAAAGCGTTAAAACTTGTTGGCAACGAAGCCACCCACGCAAATGGTGTTAACGCATCGGATCTGCTGGACGCATTTGCAGTCTTTCCGGGAGTTTTGCAAATCTTTGAAAGACAGAAATTTTCCAAAGATGCATCCGAAAAAGTGAATGCCTTACACAACAAATTCAGCAAGCAACTTAAATAA
- a CDS encoding PilZ domain-containing protein, producing MTLTALALLNSMVVEHKSPRHIFRRRAVMTSDTVTLHVRTLDVSEHGFGVIAKEPVRVGKTCSLVLNALVGEHVIQQTFACEIVYCILTGVDGFRIGLNINNAAIDSSKQHLRKIISSCSSPFS from the coding sequence ATGACGTTGACAGCACTTGCTCTTTTGAACTCGATGGTTGTTGAACACAAATCCCCTCGTCATATATTTCGCAGACGAGCTGTCATGACTTCCGACACTGTAACTCTTCACGTTAGAACATTAGATGTGTCAGAACACGGCTTTGGCGTAATCGCCAAAGAACCTGTCAGAGTTGGTAAAACCTGCTCTCTCGTCCTCAACGCTCTGGTCGGCGAACATGTCATTCAACAGACTTTTGCTTGCGAAATCGTTTATTGTATTCTGACTGGTGTTGATGGATTTCGTATCGGTCTGAACATAAACAATGCTGCAATAGACTCCTCGAAGCAGCACTTGCGAAAAATCATTTCCAGTTGTTCTTCGCCATTTTCCTAA
- a CDS encoding DUF417 family protein: MTIKTNQFHLQIAEKNVGSLSHLALLRWALVVIFLWFGGMKFTTYEANAIAPFITYSPIMSWLHTLFGIQGASYVIGVLELSTAAALILGAFKPIFSALGAAMSAATYLLTLTFFFSTPGVAEVTAGGFPAIGAMPGQFLLKDLVLLAASLSLLLASIQTSRSSAR; encoded by the coding sequence ATGACTATTAAGACAAATCAGTTTCATCTACAAATCGCTGAAAAAAATGTTGGATCGCTCTCTCATCTTGCTCTGCTCAGATGGGCGCTGGTCGTCATCTTTCTTTGGTTCGGTGGAATGAAATTCACTACATATGAAGCAAACGCCATTGCTCCGTTCATCACCTACAGCCCCATCATGAGTTGGCTACATACCTTATTTGGAATTCAAGGAGCAAGTTACGTTATAGGTGTACTTGAGCTGTCCACTGCAGCAGCTTTGATTCTTGGTGCGTTCAAGCCTATTTTTTCTGCTTTGGGAGCTGCGATGTCGGCTGCAACCTATCTGCTCACGCTCACCTTTTTCTTTAGCACCCCTGGCGTAGCAGAGGTAACGGCGGGTGGCTTTCCGGCCATTGGAGCTATGCCAGGCCAGTTCCTTCTTAAGGATCTTGTCCTACTGGCTGCTTCGCTCTCTCTCCTTCTGGCATCCATCCAGACCTCCCGATCTAGCGCTCGGTAA
- the ccmI gene encoding c-type cytochrome biogenesis protein CcmI, producing MITFWLYAGLLLVIALAFILVPQLRLPRGQVDVDRTRANVGLYRERLRDLEIQRDAGTLDAIQLEVGRVEAARNLLDDTRISKHAADTPLGRTIPLIAALSTPLLALMLYLHWGSQDQLMLAREHAGHSARSIEEITTHLEVLLGATPDSVEGWSLLGRAYTKQERMADAAYAFERAATLAGRSSELLGDWAQALYFAGKRQWTPQLQALTDEALANDPQEATSLKLVGLARFEAGRYTEAVIYWERLAATLPEGDPRRLTISDEISHARELTKASTTKEMRQ from the coding sequence ATGATCACTTTTTGGCTCTACGCTGGACTGCTGTTAGTAATAGCCCTAGCCTTCATTTTGGTTCCTCAACTACGTCTCCCTCGCGGCCAAGTCGACGTCGATCGCACTCGTGCGAATGTAGGTCTATACCGAGAACGCCTGCGTGACTTAGAAATACAGCGCGACGCCGGCACGCTCGACGCAATACAACTCGAGGTTGGCCGGGTCGAAGCAGCTCGCAACCTGTTGGACGATACACGGATATCGAAACATGCCGCTGACACCCCACTGGGTCGAACTATTCCCTTGATTGCAGCACTATCAACACCACTGCTAGCGTTGATGCTATATCTGCACTGGGGTTCGCAGGATCAACTTATGCTGGCGCGCGAACATGCCGGGCATTCGGCACGGAGTATCGAAGAAATAACTACACATCTAGAAGTGTTACTGGGTGCAACACCCGACTCGGTCGAAGGATGGTCACTACTGGGGCGCGCCTACACGAAGCAAGAACGCATGGCAGATGCAGCTTACGCGTTTGAACGTGCCGCCACTTTGGCAGGACGATCATCCGAACTATTAGGGGACTGGGCCCAAGCATTGTATTTCGCAGGAAAACGACAATGGACGCCCCAACTGCAGGCACTGACTGATGAGGCTCTGGCTAACGACCCACAGGAGGCCACCAGTCTGAAACTAGTAGGCTTGGCCAGATTTGAGGCGGGTCGCTACACCGAGGCAGTCATCTACTGGGAACGCTTGGCAGCCACCCTACCTGAGGGAGATCCGCGTCGACTCACGATCTCTGATGAAATTTCGCACGCTCGCGAATTGACTAAAGCCTCAACCACGAAAGAAATGCGACAGTGA
- a CDS encoding cytochrome c-type biogenesis protein: MKCLLVGIILGVGVLASSQAAIDTHEFTDDSQRQRYHDLTLVLRCPKCQNQNISESNSPIANDLRNEIHRMLSTGQSNEKIIDFMVSRYGEFVLYDPPLSSRTVLLWLGPIALLLIGGVAVVAIVTSRRHPRPAAGSALSDAERHRLVRLLQETTSTTEQNL, encoded by the coding sequence ATGAAGTGTCTGCTTGTCGGGATCATTCTGGGCGTTGGCGTACTCGCCAGCAGTCAGGCCGCCATCGACACTCACGAATTTACCGATGACAGTCAACGCCAACGCTATCACGATTTGACCTTGGTACTACGCTGCCCCAAGTGCCAAAACCAGAATATATCGGAATCGAATTCACCGATCGCCAACGATTTACGCAACGAGATCCATCGCATGCTAAGTACGGGTCAAAGCAACGAAAAAATCATCGATTTCATGGTTTCGCGTTATGGTGAATTCGTGCTGTATGACCCCCCATTGTCTTCACGGACGGTGCTGCTATGGTTAGGCCCGATTGCGCTACTGCTGATCGGAGGTGTTGCAGTAGTCGCTATCGTCACAAGCCGACGCCACCCACGGCCGGCAGCAGGAAGTGCATTGTCCGATGCCGAACGACATCGCCTGGTTCGTCTGCTGCAAGAGACAACCTCCACTACCGAGCAGAACCTATGA
- a CDS encoding DsbE family thiol:disulfide interchange protein yields the protein MKRLLLLPLALFLFLAIMLYRGLFLNPTQLPSALIGKPFPVFTLPSLDDPSRLLTREDVKGRPALVNVWATWCPSCRQEHPVLTKLANQGVIIYGVNYKDDRDAAQRWLRTLHNPYQRNIEDAAGTLGLDLGVYGAPETFFIDAQGIVRDKYVGIIDQRVWQEELAPIYEKLLREGAP from the coding sequence ATGAAACGTTTACTGCTATTGCCGCTGGCATTGTTCCTGTTCCTCGCAATCATGCTATATCGCGGACTGTTCCTCAATCCAACTCAGTTACCTTCTGCATTAATCGGCAAGCCCTTCCCCGTTTTCACGCTTCCCTCTCTTGACGATCCATCACGCTTGTTAACACGGGAAGACGTCAAGGGTAGGCCAGCACTGGTCAACGTCTGGGCAACATGGTGCCCATCCTGCCGTCAGGAACACCCTGTGTTGACCAAGTTGGCTAACCAAGGGGTCATCATCTACGGTGTCAACTACAAGGATGATCGGGACGCAGCGCAGCGCTGGCTGCGCACCTTGCACAACCCATACCAACGGAACATCGAAGATGCGGCCGGTACGTTGGGTCTGGACCTCGGCGTATACGGTGCTCCGGAGACCTTCTTCATCGACGCCCAAGGCATCGTTCGCGACAAGTATGTTGGCATCATTGATCAACGCGTCTGGCAAGAAGAATTAGCGCCCATCTACGAAAAATTGTTACGGGAGGGCGCGCCATGA
- a CDS encoding heme lyase CcmF/NrfE family subunit, translating to MIPELGLLALILALCLALVQASIPLIGAWRGDRHWMGLAKPAAWGQLTFLLFSFACLSNAFLTDDFSVAYVAHNSNSMLPWYYKFSAIWAAHEGSLLLWVLILAGWTSAVSFGAKQLPEAMLARVLAVMGMISTGFLLFLISTSNPFVRLLSNIPADGRDLNPLLQDIGLIVHPPILYMGYVGFSVAFAFAIAALLDGKVDAAWARWSRPWTTVAWAFLGLGIALGSWWAYSELGWGSWWFWDPVENASFMPWLVGAALIHSLAATEKRGVFKSWTVLLAISAFSLSLLGTFLVRSGVLTSVHAFATDPARGVFVLVLLLAVVGGSLALFALRAPVIKSQVSFGILSRETLLLVNNLLLSVAAAMILLGTLYPMILDAFTGAKLSVGPPYFNAMFVPLMALLMVAVAVGMLTRWKDTSGRWLARMLVPVLAVSLLIALGAATLHDRSRWAVMGVCLLAAWVVLTGLRDIFDKTRHMGLFKGLSMLGNSYWGMHLAHLGFAVCALGAVLTTVGSLERNLRMMPGTAIELGGYHFIFEGTTRLQGPNYVADYGNVRVLRDGTEIALLHPEKRVYHVQQTSMTEAGIQAGFTRDLFVALGEPLTDGAWAVRVQIKPFVRWIWLGALLMTLGGLLAATDWRYRRGSRLAPDTRMVGEQP from the coding sequence ATGATCCCTGAACTTGGACTGTTGGCCCTGATCCTTGCGCTATGCCTCGCTCTAGTGCAAGCCAGCATTCCACTGATCGGTGCCTGGCGCGGCGACCGACACTGGATGGGACTAGCAAAACCGGCTGCCTGGGGCCAACTTACCTTCTTATTGTTCTCATTCGCCTGTTTGTCCAATGCATTCCTGACCGACGACTTCTCGGTTGCATATGTTGCACACAACTCCAACAGCATGCTGCCTTGGTACTACAAATTCAGCGCGATCTGGGCCGCGCATGAGGGTTCATTGCTACTGTGGGTCTTGATATTGGCCGGTTGGACATCCGCTGTCTCGTTCGGTGCCAAGCAACTACCGGAGGCGATGCTGGCACGGGTTCTGGCCGTGATGGGCATGATCAGTACTGGTTTCCTGCTATTCCTCATCAGCACCTCCAATCCCTTCGTCCGCTTGCTGTCCAATATCCCCGCTGATGGCCGCGATCTTAATCCTCTCCTGCAGGACATAGGCTTAATCGTCCATCCACCCATACTCTACATGGGCTACGTCGGCTTCTCGGTGGCTTTCGCCTTCGCCATCGCGGCTCTGTTGGACGGCAAGGTTGACGCCGCTTGGGCACGCTGGTCTCGACCTTGGACAACTGTGGCTTGGGCGTTTCTCGGCTTGGGCATCGCCCTAGGGTCGTGGTGGGCTTATTCTGAACTAGGTTGGGGCAGTTGGTGGTTCTGGGATCCCGTCGAGAATGCGTCGTTCATGCCGTGGCTGGTGGGGGCAGCACTGATCCATTCCTTAGCTGCAACTGAAAAACGCGGCGTGTTCAAAAGTTGGACCGTACTGCTTGCCATTTCCGCGTTCTCACTCAGCTTATTAGGCACCTTCCTGGTTCGATCAGGAGTACTGACCTCCGTGCACGCTTTTGCCACTGACCCTGCACGTGGCGTGTTTGTGTTGGTGTTGTTGCTAGCAGTGGTTGGTGGCTCGCTTGCATTATTCGCACTGCGGGCTCCAGTAATCAAGAGTCAGGTCAGCTTCGGAATACTGTCGCGTGAGACGTTACTGTTGGTAAACAATCTGCTGCTGTCGGTAGCAGCGGCCATGATCCTGCTCGGCACGCTCTATCCCATGATTCTTGACGCGTTTACTGGAGCAAAACTATCGGTCGGCCCCCCTTACTTTAACGCCATGTTCGTGCCGTTGATGGCGCTACTAATGGTGGCAGTGGCAGTCGGTATGCTCACGCGTTGGAAAGATACGTCGGGGCGCTGGCTGGCACGCATGCTCGTCCCGGTGCTGGCTGTCAGTCTACTAATCGCACTAGGCGCTGCTACGCTGCATGACCGATCGCGTTGGGCAGTGATGGGGGTCTGTCTGTTGGCTGCTTGGGTCGTGCTGACGGGCCTGCGCGACATATTCGACAAGACTCGCCACATGGGGTTGTTCAAGGGTTTGTCGATGCTAGGCAACAGCTATTGGGGTATGCATCTAGCCCATCTGGGTTTCGCCGTGTGTGCTCTAGGTGCTGTGCTGACTACCGTCGGAAGCCTTGAACGAAATCTGCGCATGATGCCCGGTACAGCCATCGAGTTAGGCGGCTACCACTTCATATTCGAAGGAACAACCCGACTCCAGGGACCCAATTACGTTGCCGACTACGGCAATGTACGGGTTCTTCGCGACGGCACTGAGATCGCGTTGCTACACCCTGAAAAACGTGTTTACCACGTTCAGCAAACCTCCATGACCGAGGCAGGGATTCAAGCTGGCTTCACACGTGACCTCTTCGTGGCGTTGGGCGAACCACTAACTGACGGCGCTTGGGCGGTGCGAGTGCAGATCAAGCCGTTCGTACGCTGGATCTGGCTGGGTGCACTACTTATGACCCTGGGCGGCTTGCTAGCAGCGACTGACTGGCGCTATCGCAGAGGATCTCGACTGGCTCCAGACACGCGCATGGTCGGAGAACAACCATGA